The DNA sequence AGATTTGTTTTATGATATATCATTCCGTTTCTCTAGTGGTTCGTAGCCTGCAGTAGACTAACACTTTTTATACAAAAAAGTTTGATATGGAGATGAGCTCATGACGGGTATTCTTGATTCGGTGAATCAGCGTACGCAACTCGTCGGTCAAAACCGATTAGAATTACTAACCTTTCGCCTAATGGGGCGTCAGCGTTACGGCATTAATGTTTTTAAAGTAAAAGAAGTACTTCAGTGCCCTAAACTGACAAAAATGCCAAACTTGAACCCACTAGTTAAAGGTGTAGCACACATTCGTGGCCAAACGATCTCTGTAATCGATTTGAGCTTAGCGATTGGTGGCCGTCCTACAACGGATGTTGAAAAGTGTTTTGTGGTTATTTCTGAGTTTAACCGAACCATTCAAGGTTTCTTGGTCAGTTCAGTAGAACGCATTATTAACATGCACTGGGAGTCGATTCTTCCGCCGCCAGATGGTGCAGGCAAAGCCCACTACCTGACTGCAGTCACCAACATTGATAATGAGCTGGTAGAAATTCTTGATGTAGAAAAAATTCTAGCGGAGATTTCACCTGTTGATGAAACAATGGACAGCAAAATTGCTGAAGAGATCGCAGAAGTAGAACAAGGTAAAGAATTGGTTCGTCGTATCTTGATTGCTGATGATTCAACCGTTGCTCGTAAGCAGGTTCAGCGTGCGATTGAGTCGATTGGTTTTGAAGTTATTTCAGTGAAAGATGGTAAAGAAGCCTATGAGAAGCTGGTGGAGATGTCATCAGAAGGCAGTATTTACGATCAGATTTCATTGGTGATTTCAGATATCGAAATGCCAGAAATGGATGGCTATACGCTGACTGCTGAGATTCGTCGTCACGCCGAACTTAAAGATCTATACGTAATTTTACACTCATCATTGAGTGGTGTATTTAACCAAGCCATGGTTGAGCGTGTAGGAGCTAACTCCTTTATCGCGAAGTTCAACCCCGATGAGCTTGGTGCAGCGGTAAAAGCTGCGTTAACTAACTAAAAGAGACATTAATGACTGCTATAACAATAAGTGATCAAGAGTATCGCGATTTCAGCCGTTTCTTAGAATCTCAATGTGGCATTGTATTAGGTGACAGCAAACAGTACTTAGTGCGCAGCCGTCTAAGCCCATTAGTAACGAAGTTTAAGTTAGCTTCGTTGTCTGATTTGTTGAGAGATGTAGTAACAGGTCGAAACCGTGAGCTGCGCGTGGCTGCAGTCGATGCCATGACGACGAACGAGACACTTTGGTTCCGTGATACTTACCCGTTTGCTGTGCTTGCGGATAAACTTCTACCGGAAATAGCGGCAAATAAACGTCCTATTAAGATTTGGTCTGCGGCAAGCTCTTCAGGCCAAGAAGCATACTCAATGGCAATGACGATTCTTGAGACTCAAGCTCGTAAGCCAGGTATGTTGCCAAATGTATCGATTACCGCAACTGACATCTCAGCAAGTATGTTGGATATGTGCCGCACTGGCGCGTACGACAACCTTGCATTGGGACGTGGACTTTCTCCTGAGCGTCGTCGTACTTTCTTTGAAGATGCGGGCGATGGCCGTATGAAAGTGAAAGATAACGTTAAGCGCATGGTGAATTTCCGCCCTCAGAACCTGATGGACAGCTATGCATTGTTAGGTAAGTTCGACATCATCTTTTGTCGTAACGTGCTGATTTACTTCTCACCTGATATGAAATCAAAGGTACTTAACCAGATGGCAAACAGCCTGAATCCTGGTGGTTACCTATTATTGGGTGCGTCTGAATCGTTAACAGGCCTAACGGATCGTTTTGAAATGGTTCGCTGTAATCCAGGCATCATCTACAAATTAAAGTAATGAGTGGCACCAGTACTAGGTGCAACGTTACTGCCTAATTCCAAAACCCAGCCAAGTGCTGGGTTTTCTTTTTCCGGCTGAAGCTATATCTTTAAGTCAGAGTGACATTCCAATTTACTCTACTTTTTGGCTTGTATATTGCAAGTTTACCCACGAGTAACCTGTAAAAGTATTGATAGCCCGCTTTGTTTTAAAAGTTGGTATATATATTGCTTTGGTTATCTCATGACAGTCAGTTCTTGAGTTGAGGTTTACATGGCTATTTCTTTTGACAATGCTTTAGGCATTCACCAGCACACAGTTGGTGTACGTGAACGTAACGCTGAGGTGCTTTCCACTAATATCGCGCAAGCAAACACGCCTGGGTATAAAGCAAAAGGATTAGACTTTAAGAAATCGCTGCAAGCGGCAAGTTCTGGGGCAAGCATTGGTCTTAGCCGTACAGATGGTCGGCACATTTCTGCCTCAACAACGGTGAACGGGGAAACGAAGTATCGAATTCCTACCCAACCTGATACAGGAGATGGCAACACGGTTGATTTGGATTTGGAAAGAAACCTTTTCATGCAAAACCAAATTAGGCATCAAGCCTCTCTCGACTTCCTAGGAAGTAAGTTCAAGAATTTAACTAAAGCGATTAAAGGGGAATAATTAGATGAGTTTATTCAATGTATTCAATGTGACTGGTTCTGCGATGAGTGCTGAATCTGTTCGTCTAAATACGACCTCGAGCAACCTTGCGAATGCGGACAGTGTAAGTAGTTCTGCTGAAGAAACTTACAAGGCTCGCCACGCAGTGTTTGGCGCTGAGTTAAATAAAGCACGTAACAGTGGTCACACTGTGCCTGTGAAAGTATTAGGTATTGTGGAAAGCGATAAGCCGCTGAGCGCGGAGTACAACCCAGATCACCCATTAGCGAATGACGAAGGCTATATCTACAAGCCTAACGTGAACGTTATGGAAGAAATGGCCAACATGATTTCGGCATCACGCGCGTACCAAACAAACGTGCAGGTTGCTGACTCGAGTAAACAAATGCTGCTGCGTACGCTGCAGATGGGTCAATAAGGATAAGGAGGTAGCAAATGGCTGGAATCAACAACAATGTTGGTCAAAGCGGCTTGTCCTATGTTGACCAGCTGAAGAGTCTTCAAGATGGTACTAAGAAGCCCGACGAAACAACAGGTAAGCAGGATCTTAAACAAGAAGACTTCTTATCTTTGTTGACTAAGCAATTAGCCCAACAAGACCCTTTTAAGCCGGTTAGCAATGACCAGATGATTGCGCAAATGGCTTCATTTGCGACCGTAGATGGCATTGGCAAAATGAATACACAGTTTGAAAGCTTGAATTCATCAATGACTTCTAACCAAGCATTACAGGCATCTTCTTTGGTTGGCCGCGATGTATTGGTTCCTGGTGCGGCAGGTGTGAAACCTGGTGATGGCGGTATGGCGTCCATGGTTAAGCTTCCTCAGGCAATGGACAATGTAATCGTCCGTGTTGAGAACGAAGTTGGACAATTGGTTCGCACTTTTGATATCGGCTCTAAACCATCAGGCGACACACGTGTTGAATGGGACGGAAAAGACGAAGACGGTAACCCATTGCCGGCTGGTAAATACAACGTGAAAGCGTCGGGTTTACTGGATGGCGAGAACACAGAGTTCCAAGTTTCCAGTTATGCGAACGTGAACAGTGTGCTTCTTGGTAAGGGCGATGGCAACGTACTACTCAATCTGGCTGGTTTCACATCGCCAGTACGACTTGCTGAAGTACTAGAAGTTGGTAAAGCGTAACGCTTTAAAAGAGTGATTATGCTAGCTAGAGAGATTAGGAGAATATTGGAATGTCATATGTAGCTTTAAGCGGTCTATCCGCTGCACAACTAGACCTGAATACAACCAGTAACAACATTGCGAACGCAAACACATTCGGCTTTAAAGAGTCACGTGCGGAGTTTGGCGATGTTTACTCAAGTTCGTTATTCACTAACGCAAAAACGACGGCAGGTGGCGGTGCGCAAGCTAGCCAAGTGGCGCAACAGTTCCATGAAGGTTCAAGTATTTATACGAACAACCCAATGGACTTACGTGTAAGTGGTACAGGTTTCTTTGCAGTATCGAAAGACCGTATGGTACCGGAGATCAATGAACTAACGCGTAATGGTGCATTTCACCTAAACAAAGACAACTACATGGTTACCGCTAACGATGAGTTTCTTTTAGGTTACGATGTTGATCCAAACTCGGGTGAAGTTCTTTCTTACGCGCCAAAGCCTCTCGACATTCCTGCTGAGTTTGGTAAGCCAAAACAGACAGAAAACATTGAAGTAGGAGTTAACCTTCCTGCAAACGGTGATCTTAAAGACCCGGCTGCATTTAACTTCAAAGATGCTGATACTTATAACCGTGCAACGTCTTCGACGGTATACGATTCTATGGGTCAGTCTTACAAGTTAACGACTTACTACCTCAAAGATCAGACTCAACCAAACACTTGGCAGACGTACTACACCATGTCAGATGAGAACGGTGAAAAGCCGGTCAACATTACTGGTGGTGATGCGACCAATGCACAAGGTCATGTTGGTCACACAATGAAGTTCAATAATGACGGTACGTTGGCGAGCCTTAACAATGGCCAGCCAATTAACTCTGAGGCACTAGGTGCTGGAGCGAACCCAATTGATTTGAACGGTGCAGATCCAACGCAGGTGCTTAAGTTTGGTCTAGATTCATCAACTCAGTTTGCCGCTCCATTTGAACTGACTAAGTTCGATGAAGATGGCGCGACAACAGGTTTCTTAACTAAAATCGATTTCGATGAGTACGGTAGTGTTTTAGGTACTTACTCAAATGGTGAAAACGTGATGCTTGGCCGTGTAGGCTTGGTTCGTGTACCCAATGAGCAAGGCCTAGATAAGAAAGGCGGCACTCAGTGGGATTCTACTAATGACTCAGGTTCTAAAATCTGGGGTGAATCGAACAAAGGTTCATTTGGTAGCATCAACAACGGCTCGCTAGAGCAGTCGAACATCGATATGACTCAAGAACTGGTTGATTTGATTTCTGCTCAACGTAACTTCCAAGCGAACTCTCGTTCTCTAGAAGTACACAACCAACTGCAACAGAATATTCTTCAGATTCGTTAATCGTTTCGAGCGTTTGAATCATCTGCGAATACCCAATTCAATGTTATTGAATTGGGTATTGTTGCTGAATTTGATATGGCTGTTTACTTTTCTATTTGCCGCCCCTATTGCCGCCCGGTAATGCCACTGGCAACAATTCTTCCTCAATGATCCTTTTGTGATCCCTCTTCTTCGTTGTTTTCTATTTAAATTATTGATAAATAACAGTTAAAAATACTGGCACAGTGTTTGCTTTGTTAGCCCCAGAAGATGATTTTTTGGAGCAAAATTATGGATCGCGCACTGTTTCTTGCCATGAGTGGCGCTAAGCAAAATATGCAAGCTTTGCAGCTACGTGCTAACAACCTTGCCAACGTAAGTACAACGGGTTTCCGTGCTGATTTAGCACAAGCACGTTCAATGCAAGCGTACGGTGAAGGCATGCCTACTCGTGTTTTCAGCATGACAGAACGTCCGGGTCATAATTTCGCACAAGGTAGTGTGGTCACCACTGGCCGAGATCTTGATGTCACTATTCAAGGTGATGGTTGGATTTCAGTGATGGATAACACAGGCCGTGAAGGTTTAACGCGTAATGGTAATCTAAAGGTTGACCAAAACGGTTTGTTAACCAACGCAAGCGGTCACTTGGTGTTAGGTGAGAATGACGCGCCAATCACGCTCCCAATCCCGGTCAGCAAAGTAGAAATTGGTACAGATGGTACGATTTCGGTGATTCCTCAAGGCGCTCCAGCTGAAGAATTAGCGATTGTTGACCGTATTAAACTTGTACGCCCAGACAACCAAAGTTTGTTTAAAGATACGAATGGTCTATTCCGTTCGAAAAACCCAGATCAGGCATACGAAGCAGATGCAGCGGTAACGTTGCTTAAAGGTGCTATCGAAGGCAGTAACGTAAATGCTGTAGGTGAAATGACCAGCCTAATTGACTTACAACGTCAGTTTGAAATGCAGGTCAAGATGATGAGCACGGCAGAGGAAATGGACAAATC is a window from the Vibrio splendidus genome containing:
- a CDS encoding chemotaxis protein CheV: MTGILDSVNQRTQLVGQNRLELLTFRLMGRQRYGINVFKVKEVLQCPKLTKMPNLNPLVKGVAHIRGQTISVIDLSLAIGGRPTTDVEKCFVVISEFNRTIQGFLVSSVERIINMHWESILPPPDGAGKAHYLTAVTNIDNELVEILDVEKILAEISPVDETMDSKIAEEIAEVEQGKELVRRILIADDSTVARKQVQRAIESIGFEVISVKDGKEAYEKLVEMSSEGSIYDQISLVISDIEMPEMDGYTLTAEIRRHAELKDLYVILHSSLSGVFNQAMVERVGANSFIAKFNPDELGAAVKAALTN
- a CDS encoding protein-glutamate O-methyltransferase, which produces MTAITISDQEYRDFSRFLESQCGIVLGDSKQYLVRSRLSPLVTKFKLASLSDLLRDVVTGRNRELRVAAVDAMTTNETLWFRDTYPFAVLADKLLPEIAANKRPIKIWSAASSSGQEAYSMAMTILETQARKPGMLPNVSITATDISASMLDMCRTGAYDNLALGRGLSPERRRTFFEDAGDGRMKVKDNVKRMVNFRPQNLMDSYALLGKFDIIFCRNVLIYFSPDMKSKVLNQMANSLNPGGYLLLGASESLTGLTDRFEMVRCNPGIIYKLK
- the flgB gene encoding flagellar basal body rod protein FlgB — protein: MAISFDNALGIHQHTVGVRERNAEVLSTNIAQANTPGYKAKGLDFKKSLQAASSGASIGLSRTDGRHISASTTVNGETKYRIPTQPDTGDGNTVDLDLERNLFMQNQIRHQASLDFLGSKFKNLTKAIKGE
- the flgC gene encoding flagellar basal body rod protein FlgC; this encodes MSLFNVFNVTGSAMSAESVRLNTTSSNLANADSVSSSAEETYKARHAVFGAELNKARNSGHTVPVKVLGIVESDKPLSAEYNPDHPLANDEGYIYKPNVNVMEEMANMISASRAYQTNVQVADSSKQMLLRTLQMGQ
- the flgD gene encoding flagellar hook assembly protein FlgD — protein: MAGINNNVGQSGLSYVDQLKSLQDGTKKPDETTGKQDLKQEDFLSLLTKQLAQQDPFKPVSNDQMIAQMASFATVDGIGKMNTQFESLNSSMTSNQALQASSLVGRDVLVPGAAGVKPGDGGMASMVKLPQAMDNVIVRVENEVGQLVRTFDIGSKPSGDTRVEWDGKDEDGNPLPAGKYNVKASGLLDGENTEFQVSSYANVNSVLLGKGDGNVLLNLAGFTSPVRLAEVLEVGKA
- the flgE gene encoding flagellar hook protein FlgE, whose translation is MSYVALSGLSAAQLDLNTTSNNIANANTFGFKESRAEFGDVYSSSLFTNAKTTAGGGAQASQVAQQFHEGSSIYTNNPMDLRVSGTGFFAVSKDRMVPEINELTRNGAFHLNKDNYMVTANDEFLLGYDVDPNSGEVLSYAPKPLDIPAEFGKPKQTENIEVGVNLPANGDLKDPAAFNFKDADTYNRATSSTVYDSMGQSYKLTTYYLKDQTQPNTWQTYYTMSDENGEKPVNITGGDATNAQGHVGHTMKFNNDGTLASLNNGQPINSEALGAGANPIDLNGADPTQVLKFGLDSSTQFAAPFELTKFDEDGATTGFLTKIDFDEYGSVLGTYSNGENVMLGRVGLVRVPNEQGLDKKGGTQWDSTNDSGSKIWGESNKGSFGSINNGSLEQSNIDMTQELVDLISAQRNFQANSRSLEVHNQLQQNILQIR
- the flgF gene encoding flagellar basal-body rod protein FlgF, whose protein sequence is MDRALFLAMSGAKQNMQALQLRANNLANVSTTGFRADLAQARSMQAYGEGMPTRVFSMTERPGHNFAQGSVVTTGRDLDVTIQGDGWISVMDNTGREGLTRNGNLKVDQNGLLTNASGHLVLGENDAPITLPIPVSKVEIGTDGTISVIPQGAPAEELAIVDRIKLVRPDNQSLFKDTNGLFRSKNPDQAYEADAAVTLLKGAIEGSNVNAVGEMTSLIDLQRQFEMQVKMMSTAEEMDKSSDSLLRMS